A window of Maioricimonas rarisocia genomic DNA:
CGCCGCAGGCGCGTGAGCATGCGTGACGCATCGGAGTGGTGGGTTACGCTGCGCTAACCCAGCCTACAGCCTCGTATGAGCACGAAGTGCAAGTGAATGACCGGGCTGACAGGAATGTTCGCCCCACGGAGGCACGGCCGCCGTTCAGGAACATCCGCGGCATCATCTTGCGTCTGCGGTCAGTTGGCCTCGCGATGTATGCAGGCAAGCAGAGCTGGAGCGACCCACCACGTTCGATCAGGTGGGGCAGGCATTCCTGCCTGCCCTGACGCTCACCGGCGGGATAACTCCTGCACTGCTGCAGAACCCCGTCCGTTCGGTTCCAACCGGCTGGACGCGGATTGGCTTCCCACATCTGTGACGGAGAAAGATCAGTCCCTGGTGGGAAACGATCCCGGTGGGATTTGTGCGCCAGGACCGGCGACGGGGATTGTGGCGACGCTTCGCTGATTCCTGCAACTTTTTATCTTGTCGAGCTGTCACATTCGTGATACTCATGAAGAGAAGTCTTTCTCGACTTTTCAATGGGCCATTTCATGACGACGCATTCTCGTCAACTCTTGCGCGCGTCTGCGCTGCCGGTTTCGAGCCGCTCCGGCTGCACGCTGATGGCCCGACTGCCTTGGCAGCTTCTGTGGCCCCCGGATCCCGCTTCCCGCCAGGGGATTTACCGGGACGATGCATCCTTTCCCGCAGCTGTTCAACGCTGCTTCGGACTCAGTTCTCTTACGTCTGCCGTCTCGCAGACGTCTTTTCTGTCGCGTTGTTCTCCTGTTCGACGGAGGTTCTCATGCTGGGCCAGACGACCCGTTCCCGAAATGGATTCACGCTGATCGAATTACTTGTCGTTATTGCCATCATCGCGATTCTGATTGCGCTGCTGCTGCCCGCGGTACAGCAGGCGCGGGAGGCGGCCCGCCGCACCCAGTGCCGCAATAACCTCAAGCAGATGGCACTGGCGCTGCACAACTACCACGACACCAGTGGCGGGTTTCCGCCGGGCAACATGGTGAACCTCGACGACACGACGACCTGGCCGCGCGATCCGAACGTGTCGAACCAGATCTTCGGGGCGTTCGGCTGGTCGGCCTATATCCTTCCACAGTTGGACGCGGCGAACGTCTATAACCTGATCAACTTCAGCCTGCCGGCCTATGTGGAAGAGATCGAGGATATGCCGGGGACGACGCCGACGCTTCGGCAGCAACTCGGCAACGTCGCGAACCGGGAGGCTTCGTATGCGCAGCCGTCCGCGTTCGTCTGTCCCTCGAGTCACACGATCAACTGGCCGACGACACGGTACAAGGACTACGCGATCAATGGTGGCCTGGGGCGGTGCTGCGTCGAGCGAAACCTGAACAGCACGGAAGGGATGGCGTACATCAACAGTTTCGTGCGGTTTCGCGACGTCACCGATGGCACGTCGAATACACTGCTGCTGCTGGAGCTTCCCAACTGGGCTCCCCATTCGTGGTGCCTGAAGGAATACCCCTGCAACCCGTTCTTCTTCGTCAATCACCAGTCGCAGGGGTACGTGAGCGCCGGCCGGGGGACACCGGGGACAAGCGGATACCGGCCGCTGCCTCCCAACGATCCGTACATCGCCGACACGCGAGGGTCGTACAGCGATCACGAAGGAGGCGTCCAGGTCGCGATGGCGGACGGCGCGGTCCGTTTCGTGTCCGACAACGTCGACTATCTGACGTACCAGGCCGCCTTCACGCGCAGCGGCGAAGAGTCACTCTCGCTGTTTGACTGACCGATTGCCGCGGCTGAAGTGTTCGGTACTTCCAACTCTGATTCATCAGGGCCTCTGACGATGCGCAGTGTGACTACGAACAAACGAGGCGTTTCGGCACCAGCGACGAGAAGATTCGCCCGGTCGGCTTTGTGCGGGCTGGTCCTCGTCGGGCTGGCCGCGTGCGGCGGGCGGGGGGATACGCCGGAACTGGCTCGCGTGAGAGGACGCGTGACGGTGAACGGTCAGCCTCTGACGGGATACATCGTGAACTTCATGCCGACCGGCGGCGGACGGCCCAGCGTGGGAGCGACCGGACCGGACGGGGAGTTCGATCTGGACTACACGCTGAAGCAGAAAGGAGCCAAGGTCGGGACGCACAAGGTGTTCTTCATCTACGCTCCGGAAAGCCAGTCGGCGGCGATGGCGGCAGACCGGGGAGAGCTGCCGGACGATGTGCGTCAGATCGTGAAGAAGTACGGCGACATGGATACGACGCCGCTGAAAGTGGAGGTGACACCGGAGAAAGACGAGTACCTGATTGAGCTGGAGTGAGGGGGGCTGGCGATGGGACATCCCAGCTGGGGCCGTGACACGTGAAGGTTACCGGTGCGTGAAGATTGCATTCAATGCGGCCGGTCTCTTCAACGCCTGATCACGCCCCAGCCACCCATCGATCGCAGCCGGTGCGCTTTACGCTTCGGGACGGTCGACATCTGCGATGCCGGGACCAGTCTCAGCCTGCGTCTCTGCTGCGCCTGCGCTGGAGCTGACGCACCGGGCTCGCCTGTTGTTCGGTTCGCGCGGCTCAGACGTTTGCCGCGGCACGCTCATTCGTCTTCTCCCAGGGACGCCAGCAGGCGGCGGATGTCCAGTGCGCCGAGGATCGTCACGGCGACCGACAGCACGGCGAACATCGCGAGGACGGCGATGAGGACGATCTGCCAGATGAGTTCCCAGTTCATTGCCAGGTGTCTTTCGTTTATCTGATACGTTTCGGGCGGCCCGCCGGACGCAGCCGGTGGGGATTTGTATCGGGTTTATCACCCCGGAGCTCACGCTCCGGACTCGCCTGCAGACGATTCGGGCTCGGCGGCGCGGTCGGGGCGGATGAGGGAGCCGGCGACGGTCAGGACGATGGCGATGCCGACGGTGAGCAGACCGATCTGGGGGCTGGTCAGGCGTTCGATCCACTGGCCGTCGGCAGTCTGGTATTTCAGTCCGGAGGCGATCTGGATCGGCTCCAGGCCGAAGAGCATCAACAGTCCCGACAGCAGACCCAGCAGGGCCCCGAACGAGCTGGTTTGCTTCCAGTAGATGCCCAGCATGAGGATCACGAACGCCCCGGTGAAGTAGATCCCGCCGGTGACGGCCATGTAGTCCCAGATGTCTTCCCGTCCTTTGTAGAACAGGCTCCAGTAGAGGACGTAGCCCCCCATCAGCACGATGAGGATGCGGGTGAGTCGGACGCGGGCGGCGGTCGGCATCGGTTCGCGGCGGAGCGGCGCGACGATGTCCTGCGTGATGACCGAACTCCACGCCAGAAAGTACGAGTCGTGCGTCGACATGAAGGCGGCAATCATGCCGGCCGTCACGATCCCCAGGAGGATCGGCGGCAGCAGGCGTCCCATGAAGACCGGCATCGCGTACAGGTTGTTCAGCGGTGCGGGGCCGCCGTCGGCAGGAAAGAAGAGCGGCTCGAGGTCGGCGCCTGCCCCACTGCCGGTGATGAATACCAGAGCACAGATGCCCCAGAAGTAGGGGATGATGAACCGGACAGCAAATGAGATTGACGAAAGGCAGTACTGCCGGCGGACCGCCTGTTCGCTCTCCATTGCCAGGGCGCGGGCGACGGCGGTCGGCCAGACGGCGCTGCCGACGAAGCCGGCGGTGATCAGCATCCAGAAGACGTAGCTCCACCCGAAGCCGGCCCCCTCGACGGTCGGATCGAAGCCGGCGACACCGAGCTGCTGGTGGACGGTCTCGAAGATGTGTGTCCAGCCGAGCGAGACGACGGCGATGCCGGTTGCCAGCAGCAGGCCGAACGACAGCACGACGAACTGCACGTAGTCGGTCAGCACGACGGAGATCATTCCGCCCAGCGTCGTATAGCTGAGGACGAGTGTGAGCAGCCCGACCATCACCCATTTGAGGGCGGCTCCTTCGGAGGCCATTCCGGTCACGCCCACGATGAACATCGAGCCTGCC
This region includes:
- a CDS encoding DUF1559 domain-containing protein, with the translated sequence MLGQTTRSRNGFTLIELLVVIAIIAILIALLLPAVQQAREAARRTQCRNNLKQMALALHNYHDTSGGFPPGNMVNLDDTTTWPRDPNVSNQIFGAFGWSAYILPQLDAANVYNLINFSLPAYVEEIEDMPGTTPTLRQQLGNVANREASYAQPSAFVCPSSHTINWPTTRYKDYAINGGLGRCCVERNLNSTEGMAYINSFVRFRDVTDGTSNTLLLLELPNWAPHSWCLKEYPCNPFFFVNHQSQGYVSAGRGTPGTSGYRPLPPNDPYIADTRGSYSDHEGGVQVAMADGAVRFVSDNVDYLTYQAAFTRSGEESLSLFD
- a CDS encoding sodium:solute symporter family protein, whose product is MNEAAAAALSQTNFTTLDTVIVVVYLSVSLVIGVMVNRFAGSMENYIGAGRKVGPWLGVATMTGTELGLVTVMYSAQKGFTGGFAAFHMAVIAGVATLFVGLTGFIVGPLRRMEVLTIPEFYEKRFNRKIRILGGIILVLAGVLNMGLFLKAGSMFIVGVTGMASEGAALKWVMVGLLTLVLSYTTLGGMISVVLTDYVQFVVLSFGLLLATGIAVVSLGWTHIFETVHQQLGVAGFDPTVEGAGFGWSYVFWMLITAGFVGSAVWPTAVARALAMESEQAVRRQYCLSSISFAVRFIIPYFWGICALVFITGSGAGADLEPLFFPADGGPAPLNNLYAMPVFMGRLLPPILLGIVTAGMIAAFMSTHDSYFLAWSSVITQDIVAPLRREPMPTAARVRLTRILIVLMGGYVLYWSLFYKGREDIWDYMAVTGGIYFTGAFVILMLGIYWKQTSSFGALLGLLSGLLMLFGLEPIQIASGLKYQTADGQWIERLTSPQIGLLTVGIAIVLTVAGSLIRPDRAAEPESSAGESGA